The Halomonas sp. KG2 genome segment ACTAAGGCCACCGCGTGCTCTGCTACGGCATAAGGCGAATAAGCGGGCACCCGCACCACGGTAATTCCCAACCGTTCGGCTGCCGCCAAGTCAACATGGTTAAATCCAGCCGAGCGCAGTGCTACCAATCGTATGCCGCTAGTGTGTAGCTGCTCTAAAACATCCGCATACAGATGGTCATTTACAAAAGCGCATACCACTTCAAACCCTTTCGCGAGAGGCGCCGTATCGACGGTCAAGCGCGCATCAAAAAAGCTTAATTCGTGTCGATTCGAGGCATTAGCACGAGTAAGGAAGGTTTCGTCATAAGGCTTAGCGCTAAAAACGGCAACGCGCATGGCATTTCTCCTGGCTCTGGATAGATGATCAGCATAGGCAATTCGTCTATTGTCTGCCCAAACGTCACAAGAGGTATTCACCGAGATCAAAGAAAGATGCCACTAGAAAAAAAGAAAGCCGCTCCAAGGGAGCGGCAAAAGACCGTGACTAGCAAGGAAAGAGGAACCATGACAGGAAACTGGCGCTGATCTTTGCAATAGCGTCGTGGTTGCCAATGTTTCAGCAAACACGGCCACTAGAAAAAAAAGAAGCCGCTCCAAGCGGGAGCGGCAAAAGACCGTGACTAGCAATGAGAGGGAGAAACCATGACAGGAAACTGGCGGTTTCTGTCGTGGTTGCCAACGTCTCATTAAACGCTGACAATCACAATATAATCATTCTCATTTACAACGTCAACCTAAATGCGAATACTTTTTATTTATTTTTAAGACGGTTTCTTTACACTAGCCCACCAGTTGCAACCAAACGGGCAACGTCAGCATCGCTAACAGCGTCTGGCCGGTAATAATTGCCGCCATAAGTTCTGCATCACCTCCCAGCTGCCGAGCAAGAATGTAAGCAGATGTGGCGGTAGGCAGCGCTGCAAACAGCAGCGCCACATCACGACTGATAGGGTCCAGCCCCACCAGCCACGCTAATAACAGCACCACCGCAGGCATTAACAGCAGCTTGATGCTATTCGTCGCTATCACGCCACGATCAAGCCGCAGCAGTGCTGCAGGGCGCAGCGCCACGCCCACGGCAATGAGCCCTAACGGCAGCGCCGCGCCACCCAACAACCCGACGGTATCCTCGCTCCAACCGGGCAAGCCAACCCCCGAAAGATTGAGTCCGATACCTGCCAGACAGGACAAAATCAGCGGATTTTTAGCCAGTGCGAGGGCACTTTGGCCAAGACTTCCACTGCCCAGCGTCCCTGCCGCGACAAAGCTTGCGACGCACATGACGTTCACCACCGGTACCATGAGTGCCACCGCCACAGCGGCAGTAGTCGCCCCCATGCTGCCATGCAATGCCGCGGCCCCTGCGACACCCACGTAGGTGTTAAAACGCACGGCGCCTTGGAATACCGACGTGAACGCCGCAGGCGTTAAGCCAAGGTAACCACGACAGCGCCATAGCAACAGACCCAAAACCCCCATCGTGCCGAGCAATACCAACGCGATGCGCCCAACCGGTACTTGGCTGACATCAGCAGTGGCCAGCGTACCTATCAGCATTGCTGGAAATAGCACAAAGTAGATCAGACGCTCCATTTGCGGCCAGAACGTAGCACTTGGCCAACGGCCATAGCCAATGGCAGCGCCCAGTAAAATCAATAAAAACAGTGGCCCAAGTGCGCCAGTAATACTCTCCATTGTTATTCCTTGTTAACTGCGACATCCCAGCACAGCGACATCCGTGCGATTACTGTTACCATGAAACTAACTTCCATCTTACGGCCTGCGTAGTGACCATTCTGCCATGAAGAACTTGCCTAAACCTGGCTACTTTACGGGTTTTCCAGCACTGAAAGTGCTTATCCTCATCACGGGCATCTCACTGGCCGCCTGCACGTGGTACGTGTTTGCCAACTGGCTGCGCGATGATGGCGATATTGCCTGGTTTACACCGGATGCCAACTGCAACCTACACACCAGTACGTGCTCGGCAATTCTGGGCGATAAAGGCCGCCTAACACTCACCGTTGATGCCGATGGCCGTATCGATGCGCTGGATATTCTGCCACTGGGTGTAGAAGTCGAGGGCCTCAACCCAAGCCATGTGACAGTCGACTTTATCGGGCGTGATATGGATATGGGCTTACACCGTTTTGGATTAACCGCCTCTGCGCCCGGGCACTTTCATGGCCAAGGGCAAGTCGGTATCTGCACGCAAGACGTGATGCCCTGGCGAGCACGGGTTATCCTGGAAACACCAGAAGGCAAGTTGGGCAGTTGGTTCGACTTTGACGTGATTAGGAGTTAGTACGTATGGCCGCTAAACCAAACAATCGTAAAGCACTCTGGCTGGGATTAGTGCTAATACTTGTCTTGCTGACTATTTCGGCTATCGGCCTTTACCAGTTTGCTTTCCAGCCTGACAGCGATGACGTGACGGGGGGGCCAATAGAAATGCCGTCTACCCAAGGTGATTTCTCTCTCTCCCAGTTAGATGAAGACGACATTGCGATTGTTTCCTTTGGCTACACCTACTGCCCAGATGTTTGCCCAATGAATCAGGCCGTTAAACGTCAGGCATTGGCCCAGCTAAGCGATGCACAGCGCGAACGCGTGGTGCCGATAATGATAACGGTTGACCCTGAACGCGATACGCTGCCGCGTATGGAAGAGTATATGCAGTTCTTTGGTGATACGTTTATCGGCTTGGTGGGTAGTCAAGAGCAGCTTGCAGATGTAGCGGCACGCTATGGCGTGATTTGGCGGCGAGTAGAGGCTCCCGATTCTGCAATGGCCTACACCATTGACCATAGCGCTTCGCTTTTCTTGGTTAACCGCAACGGTGAGATTTTACAGAGAGTACTCTACTCCCCAGCACCACACGGCTTAGTGTCAGCGCTGGAGAATGAGTTAGGTAGCTAGCCGGAATACAACGAAGTGTCTGGATTTAGGGTGTACTTGGAACTAAGGCGTGCTTTGTAGGTGTTCAAGCATCGCCATTAGCGCTCTAGCTTGAGTGCCATCACGTGTGTCGTGCAGCGGGTTGAGCTGCCAAGTACTTTCGGCAAAGCCCCACCAATCCCAGCACCCCTGAGGATTAGCCATACTGCTTTCCGCCTGCGGGTATAGCACCACTTGGCCATGGTCTGCTGCCCAACGGTTCAAACCACTGTGGCGTACA includes the following:
- a CDS encoding SCO family protein gives rise to the protein MAAKPNNRKALWLGLVLILVLLTISAIGLYQFAFQPDSDDVTGGPIEMPSTQGDFSLSQLDEDDIAIVSFGYTYCPDVCPMNQAVKRQALAQLSDAQRERVVPIMITVDPERDTLPRMEEYMQFFGDTFIGLVGSQEQLADVAARYGVIWRRVEAPDSAMAYTIDHSASLFLVNRNGEILQRVLYSPAPHGLVSALENELGS
- a CDS encoding AEC family transporter produces the protein MESITGALGPLFLLILLGAAIGYGRWPSATFWPQMERLIYFVLFPAMLIGTLATADVSQVPVGRIALVLLGTMGVLGLLLWRCRGYLGLTPAAFTSVFQGAVRFNTYVGVAGAAALHGSMGATTAAVAVALMVPVVNVMCVASFVAAGTLGSGSLGQSALALAKNPLILSCLAGIGLNLSGVGLPGWSEDTVGLLGGAALPLGLIAVGVALRPAALLRLDRGVIATNSIKLLLMPAVVLLLAWLVGLDPISRDVALLFAALPTATSAYILARQLGGDAELMAAIITGQTLLAMLTLPVWLQLVG